DNA from Desulfobulbaceae bacterium:
GCAAACCACCGGCTTTGCCGGTGGTGGATGACTCTTGATTTGTATTTGAAGTGATCGTACTTGGCAAGGGAAAGTTTATTCGAGTCTGATTGTTTCAATAACAGGCAGACTCGAATAATCTCCTCTCCACTTGCAGGGGAGGGGGAGCTTTGGCAAGATTTTAACCGGACAACAATGGGATAAAATTACAATCTTCGCTGAATTTACGCAGATTTAATGTCAACTCCTGCCAGCTTCCAGTCTACCTGGCCAGGCATGCGGGTCCATGTCCATTGTTCTGCAAACTTGACAGGTGTGGTCATGCTGCCTTCCACGACCGCCCCGGAATTTTCATCAACAGTATAATCAAGCAGATTTGCCTTGAACAGGAGTGAAACAAACTCTTCGTTGCCATCCATTCCGGCATCGACCAGATCAACACTGCGGACGGCAATGTTTTCAAGTTTGTTGATCTGACCATTTTTTCGCATTTCAGCGAAGTGTCCTTCATATTCACCGGCCAGTTTTGCATCAAGAAGATGCTGGTAGGAGGTGATGTCACGACGCATCCAGCCTGCCTGCACCTGAAAGAACACATCCTGGGCAATTTCTTTAAACTCTTGTGGGTCAAAATCCGGCTCGGACTGTCTGATCATGGCAAGGCCATCCTCCACAGTCCCGCTGCTTGAAAAAGGTGGAGGCGTAAAAGAATTGCTGTGGCCGGGGAAACTATAAATGCCGGGAGCAGGATTTTCTTGCGGCTGGTATTGAGCATAGCTCGGCGCTTTCTTTTTGAAAAAACGGGAATAGACAAAATAACCAATCCCTCCCAGGATAAGGATCTGGAAAAGGCCGAT
Protein-coding regions in this window:
- a CDS encoding Tim44 domain-containing protein — its product is MHFSSKHFIPILFIFFACSLLDFGVLTEQADARSRSGGRSFKQSRSVSPAPSRTAPSTKSAQQSNSGGFMRGMAGGLVGGAIGSMLFGSLAHAGAGGGLGGSGIGLFQILILGGIGYFVYSRFFKKKAPSYAQYQPQENPAPGIYSFPGHSNSFTPPPFSSSGTVEDGLAMIRQSEPDFDPQEFKEIAQDVFFQVQAGWMRRDITSYQHLLDAKLAGEYEGHFAEMRKNGQINKLENIAVRSVDLVDAGMDGNEEFVSLLFKANLLDYTVDENSGAVVEGSMTTPVKFAEQWTWTRMPGQVDWKLAGVDIKSA